CTGCCGGTGTTTTACTGCGTGATGAACGGCGGCCTGATCACCACCGGCCACCTGCTGACCCGGCTCGGCTTCCCGCTGGAGGTCGACTACCTGCACGCTACCCGCTATCGCGGCGGCACCCGCGGCGGCGAGCTATTCTGGCGCGTGTCGCCGGAGGTGCCGATGGCCGGCCGTCATGTGGTGATCGTTGACGACATCCTCGACGAAGGCTCGACCCTGGCCGCCATTCTGGCCTACTGTCGAGAAGCGGGCGCGGCCAGCATTTCTACCGCGGTGCTGGTCGACAAGCATCATGACCGCAAGGCCGTACCGGGCCTCAAGGCCGACTACTGCAGCCTGGATGTCGAGGATCGCTACGTATTCGGCTTCGGCATGGACTACAAGGGCTACTGGCGCAACGCGCCGGGGATCTTCGCGCCCCAGGGCATGTAAGGCCCGGCGCGGCGGTCATAGAGGCGGTCATAGATAAGGAGGGGCAGCATGCTCGCGATCATCGGAGGCACCGGCCTCACCCAGATGCAGGGGCTGGAAGTGACCAAGCGGCACAGCGCCGAGACCCCCATCGGTACGGCCTCCGGTAGCGTGCTGCAAGGCCAGCTCGGCGATCACGAGGTGCTGTTCCTGGCCCGCCATGGGCACCCCCACAAGCTGCCGCCGCATCGGGTCAACTATCGCGCCAACCTCTGGGCGCTGAAGCAGGCCGGCGCCAGCCGTATCGTTGGCGTGAATGCCGTGGGCGGCATCGATCCCCTCCATGCCCCCGAGGCGCTGGTGGTGCCCGACCAACTGATCGACTACACCAGCGGCCGAGAATCGACCTACTTCGATGGCCGCTTCAAGAGCCTCAAGCACATCGACTTTTCCTGGCCCTACGATGCCGCCCTGCGCCATGCGGTGCTTGAGGCGGGCAGGGCGGCCGGCGAGGCGCTGCATGATGGCGGCATCTACGGCTGCACCCAGGGGCCACGGCTCGAGACCGCCGCCGAGATCGCCCGCATGGCGCGAGACGGCTGCAGCCTGGTCGGCATGACCGGCATGCCCGAGGCGACCCTGGCTCGGGAGCTGGAAATCCCCTATGCCTGCCTGGCGCTGGTGGTGAACCCCGCCCCCGGCGTGGTCGAACGCGAGATCACCATGGCCGAGATCGAGGCCGCACTGGTCGGCGGCATCGAGCGGGTGAAGCGTGTGCTGCGGACCTTGCTCGAGGCCGGGTAAGCGTCAACTGCCCGCCCAACAGATGGCGGGCATTTTTTTGATGGGGGCTGGATCAAGAGGACTCGCTCAAGACCGATAGTCGACAGGCGCCTGAAGCGACACCGCCGTACCTGACACCACAATCCCTCCCGAGGCCGGTATTGTTACCTCGAGTCGACTCGGCCGCCCCATTCCTTCGCCCTGAAGCAGCGTCAACTGCGCGGGTGCCTCTATTAATCCCGCATCGCGCAAATAGCCCCCCAATGCCGCCGCCGCTGCTCCGGTAGCCGGATCCTCTACCACGCCACCGACCGGAAACGGATCGCGCACATGAAAGCGTGTCGACGATTCCTGCCACACCAGCTGAAGCGTAGTGAGATTCTCTCTTAGCATCAGGGCCTTGAGTGACGCGAAGTCATAGGACAGGGCGTCGAGTCGCGCCTTGGAGGCGGTGGCCAGCACCAGGTGCCAGGCGCCGGCATAGGCCACTGCCGGCGGCAGGTTCGGGTCCAGCTCATCCGCCTGCCAGCCGAGACTCGCCAGTCCCGCCTCGACCAGGGCGGGGTCGGCGGTCCGGTGTTCTGGCGCCACCGAGACCAGCGAGGCGTGCCAGTCGCCGTCGATCTGTTCCACGGCAACCGGCACCTCGCCGACTGCCGTGGAAAGCCGGTAGGTGCCAGCGCCATCGAGCTGACCCAGCACCACGCCGGCGGCGATGGTGGCATGGCCACAGAAGCTGA
Above is a window of Halomonas sp. I5-271120 DNA encoding:
- a CDS encoding hypoxanthine-guanine phosphoribosyltransferase; its protein translation is MTQQAFSADASLAAMRDIMDNADCLISQEAVERALDQMAERITADLGDKLPVFYCVMNGGLITTGHLLTRLGFPLEVDYLHATRYRGGTRGGELFWRVSPEVPMAGRHVVIVDDILDEGSTLAAILAYCREAGAASISTAVLVDKHHDRKAVPGLKADYCSLDVEDRYVFGFGMDYKGYWRNAPGIFAPQGM
- a CDS encoding S-methyl-5'-thioinosine phosphorylase codes for the protein MLAIIGGTGLTQMQGLEVTKRHSAETPIGTASGSVLQGQLGDHEVLFLARHGHPHKLPPHRVNYRANLWALKQAGASRIVGVNAVGGIDPLHAPEALVVPDQLIDYTSGRESTYFDGRFKSLKHIDFSWPYDAALRHAVLEAGRAAGEALHDGGIYGCTQGPRLETAAEIARMARDGCSLVGMTGMPEATLARELEIPYACLALVVNPAPGVVEREITMAEIEAALVGGIERVKRVLRTLLEAG
- a CDS encoding PhzF family phenazine biosynthesis protein, with protein sequence MTGTLYRLSSFTHDPKGGNPAGVWIGETLPDVATMRSIATEVGYSETAFLGPVHAGVRTVRYYSPEAEVSFCGHATIAAGVVLGQLDGAGTYRLSTAVGEVPVAVEQIDGDWHASLVSVAPEHRTADPALVEAGLASLGWQADELDPNLPPAVAYAGAWHLVLATASKARLDALSYDFASLKALMLRENLTTLQLVWQESSTRFHVRDPFPVGGVVEDPATGAAAAALGGYLRDAGLIEAPAQLTLLQGEGMGRPSRLEVTIPASGGIVVSGTAVSLQAPVDYRS